The following nucleotide sequence is from Synechococcus sp. CBW1004.
AAGGAGCTGCATGGCGCCGGCTGAGGACGCGCTGCTGCTGCTGCGCCTGGTGGAACGGCACCTGGGCAGCCTGAGGGGAACCCTCGATGCGGAGGTCTTTGCCGATGAGGACTGGGGTTTTCTGGCCCAGCAGACCCTGGAGAAACTGCTCAAAGCCCTGCTGGTGCTGAAGGCCCAGGAGCCGCCGCGCAGTCATTCGTTGCAGCGGCTGGTGCAGCAGCTGGAATGCTGTGGTGAACCGATCAAGCTGGCGCCGGAGCTGCTGGAGTTGGACGACTTCGCGGTGCTCGCCCGCTATGACGCGGATCCGACTCCCTTGCCGGCCGATCGCCAGCGACTGCTGGCGCTTCTGGAGGCACTCCACCAGGAGCTGTGCCTGCGGGTCGGCGGAAGCCTGCAGGCCTGAACCGAGGCCCGGAGCAAGGCTTGAGGCCTTGAACTCGGATGTGTGAGGCGGTGGCGCTGCTGATGGAACAGCTGCGGCCGGGGTGAGCTGTCCTGGGAGATGCCTTCAACCGGTGCCCAGCCGTTCAACGCCCTCAGAGGCTGCGAAGCGTCTGTCAAAGCTGAGCACTGGCAAGGCACCCGTGCTGGTGGCGCGAGCCAGGATCAACTGATCGGCGAGATCACCGCCCTGGCGGAATTGTTCCAGCACATCAATCACGGCGTCGATGTCATCCACAACCACGTTGGTGTCAAGCGTCGTCAGCACGGCCAGCGGCAGCAGTTGCATGGCGGGAGAATGGTCATCCCGCGCTGATCACGCATGCCATCGCGTTCCGGCTCCGGATTGCTCTCCTTGTCCTGCTTCCTCTCGTGCTGAGGTCGCTCGGTTGGCTGGCGCTGGCCCTCGCCGCCGCCGCACCCGTTGCTGCCCAGACCGTGGTGGAGATGCATGGCCTCTGCATCGGTTCACCCCTGCCCCTCTCCGCCCCGCAGACGGTCGGGCTGGATGCCCTGCTGGTGGCGCATCCGCCTGAGGCCAAGCCGGTTGAGGAGCGCTTCTCGCTCACGGCCGTGCGCTTTCCGCCCGAGGCCACCGACAGCAAGGCAGGCATGACGCCCGCCGAACTGCGCGCGTACGTCACGGTGGCATTCCTCGGCGGGCGGCGCATCGACGGACCACCCCTGCGCCGGCGCCTGCTGGGCACGTGGGTGGAGGGGGAGTCCTTCATGGCCTCGATGCCGGTGCCCTCCCATGGGGAGGTGTTCGCCCTGCGCCGCCGGACCGGCGACTCGGTGGTGCTGGGATTCAAGGTTCGCGACGACTGGCGCGAGCCGGGCTCGAATCTGATCGAGGCCATCAGCGCCAGCCTGCAGGAAGCAGAGGGCAGCTGCCCGCAGGCGGGGCTTCAGGTTCCAGAACAGCGCACCCGGCTCATGGCTCCCTCCATTCCCACGGTCTCCCGTGCCAGCCGCTGATCGGTGCCGTCCAGCTTCAGGCGGAGTGGATGCAGCCAGGTGCTGCCCTCACCGGAGAGTTCCAGGATCACCGCGATCTCCTCGCGGCCCTGGGCCACCACCGCGAGGACGGGTCCGCTGCTCTCATAGAAGCTGATCCGCTGGGCCTCGATCCGCAGCCACGACTCATCCGCGGGCCCGCGCCGGCAATGCCTCGCCTCCTTCATCCACAGACCCTGGAACGCCGAGGGAACCTGGGACAACCGCTCGGCCGCGGTTGCCGCGGGGGCAGCACCGAAGAGGGCGGCGAGAACGAGGGCGGAACCGATGTTCGGAGCCATCAGCTGCTGTCTGCGGGTCTCTCCATGCTCCTGCGTCCAGGAACAGCTTGATCACCTGCCGTGAGACGCGCTGGCCCGCGATGACGTGGGTCCGACTCCGTTGCCGGCCGATCGCCAGCGACGGCTGCAGCTTCTGGAGGCACGGCACCAGGAGCTGCGCCTGCGGGTTGGCTGAAGCTTGCTTGAGGCGGAGTCAGAGCACGAGCCTCAGATCATGGGGATGATCTATGCAGAAACTGCATCGCTACGACTCAGGGCCAGCGTCGTTGTGGTGTTATCTGGGTCCAGTGAAAAGCGGAGAGAACTGGACTCCTTCCTGAAGAGCTACTGTCTCGCAATGAGCTTATGCTCTTAAGCATCGTCGCTTCGGCTGCTTATGGGCACCTCGAATAATCAGCAATTTGTAGGGTCGCTGCGGGCATGAAAAAGCCGCAGAAGTGGCGGCAGAGCAGGAGAATCTTATCTCGACCATTGACGAGATCGCCTGAACTATGGGATCTTCTTCTGGAGATTCATGCAACAGCTACTACATGGGAAGAGCGTTGGAGATAACGGAGGAAGTTGAAGGTCAGGTTCTTGAGGCCCCACCAAGCATCATTCCTTTCTAGCCCAATCTTTCGCGTGAGCTTTCCACCCATGGACATGGTCATGCAGCCAAAGACATGCTCCACACAAGCTCTGATTGACGACTTGACACGATTCAGTTCCTTGGCTGCGTCGCTAAGCGGATGATTGCGAGCGCCTTTTTCGTGGATCATGCTTTCAAAGCCACCTAGACTCAGAAGATCCTCAAAGCATTCACCTGAATACGCTGAGTCAGCCCAGACATAGTCATGTTCGTTTTCAGGATCCAGCAGGCGTGGAAGCATCTGGCTGTCGTGAATATTGGCAGGAGTGACAGCATATCGACGGATGAATCCATGGTCAACATCGATGCAGATGCTGTTCTTGTAACCGTAGTAACTGATGCCGTTCTTTTTTGTCCAGCGAGCATCTAAATCCTTTTGCTGCAAGCGATCTGGGTTTTCATCCCAGCCCTCAGGTAGCCTCCCGGCTTTGATCTCTTTGTTCTCCTCGCGGGTATTGCGTTGCTTGGGAACCGGGACAAGAGTCGCATCGATGATTTGACCACCACGAGCTTGGAGACCCTGGGAGCGGAGGTATCCCTCAAACATCTCGAAGAGTTCCTCGATCACTCCCGCCTTGCGAAGTCGCTCCCTGAAGAAGGCGACTGTAGTGGCATCTGGAATGCTGTTCATCACACCAAGCCCGACAAACTCCTCAAAGGAGCGTCTGTCATTCACCTGGAATTCAAGCTCTTCATCGCTCAGGTTGAAAAGCTGCTGGAGAACGAGCATCTTGAAAAGGATCAGCGGATCAATCCTCTTACGCCCTGCATTACTCTTGCGCTCGTGCTCATAGCCCTTGTCAAGCAGTGGGCGGAATGATTCCCATGGGATTGAATCAGCCAGGCTCTTGGGAACCGGCTTTTTGTCCTGGAGCTTTGTGACTCTTTGCTGCTCGTCCCAGAAGCCTCTCTGACCCACTGTTGGCATGAAAATTGCTTAACCAATCATAAACGAGATCATGCCGCAATCAAGTGCCTTGTTGATTTTTCGAGGTGCCCTTATGCAGACCGGATCCGCTCTGGCGATTTCTTCGCGAGGATCCGTCCACTTAGCGTTCGGAAGTGCCTTGGTACTCTGAATCACCGGCCTCTTGCTGGCTTCCTCCACAGCAGGCCAGCGATCCCAGCCCCAACGCCACCTAAGCCTAGAAAATAACCGATAGGGATCAGAGGAAAGGCCTCCCGCAGGATGCCATCTGCATCCACATGTACGCCGATCAGCCGATAGGCGACCCAGCAGGCCATTGAACCAGCGAGCAGCAACAGCGATAGGCGAATGAGCGTGCGTTTCATGGCTGCAGCTGCTCCAGCAGGGTCTGGGTGAGCGCCAGCTCACAGCGCGTCGTGCCGTAGCCCGTCCCCTGGAAGCTCACCGACTTGGCGTAGGCGCACACCTTGCGGCGTTCGGCTCGGAATGCACGCGCCTGTTCGTTTGGGTCGGCACTCGTCTTGTAGAAGCCGGTGAGGTTGTCGCGCCAGAGCGTCTGGAAGGTTTCGCTCGGCACTTGCCTGGCCTCGCTGGCCACCCGCACCAGGGCCTTCTCCAGCTCCCGATCCTTGGCTTGGAGGGCTCCCATCACGCAGCGGGTTTCGGCCACGGTGCTTTCTGAAGGGGTGCAGACCTCCGCTGCTTGTGCCGGCAGCGGCAGCAGCAGCGGCACCAGGGAGGCGGCCAGCAGCAGGTGGAGACAGGTGCGCATCGTGGGCCTTTTCTCCAGACGGATTTGCCCCCAGACAGATTGTCATGCTGGGAGCTGGTGTTCCGAGTCGCCGCGCCTCTTCCCCATGACCAGCCTGTTCTCCCGGCTCCCACTGGTGCTCACGGCCATCGCCGGCTGCCTTGTCACCCACCCGGCTGCCGCATGGGCAGCCCCGGCAGGCAGCAACCTCGCGGTGCTGCTTCAGGCAGCGGGCGGCCAGCCCCTGGGCCTCTACGACGGTGTGCGCTTCGTGCGCATCAACGCCTCCGACGGCACCCGCATCACCGTCACGATCAACTGCGAGCAGGAGCTCTGGCGGGTGGCCCGCATTGAGCCCAGAACCGGCCGAGCGGACTTCCGCGACGATCGCTTCCAGAGTGCTGCCGGCATCGGCCGCAGCCGCTGGTGCACCACCCCCGTGCGCACGATGGAGTGAGTCTGGGCTCACTCCTCCAGCAGCTGCACCTGGTACACGGCCACATTGCTGTGGGCCAGCGAGCGCACTATGTCGGGCACCATCTGCATCGGGGTGCAGAGCGTCAGCGAGCGGCGCCTGCCGGCGGCCATCTCCGCCAGGTGCTGGGGATCGATGCTGGTGGAGCGCTGCTGCGCTGCAGCCTCAAACACCTCCACCGTTGGGCTCTTCCCGGAACCCAGCACAAACAGCACCCGCCGGGGCGTCTCGCTGTAGTCGCGGCTGAGGGCCTCCAGGGCAGGGATGTCCGGGTGTGTCATGGCCTGTTGGTGGCGGGGGATTGCTACACCCACCTGGATAATCGATTGGCTTTCCTTTGCTCACGCATGCTCCACCGCCGCTTCCTCGCCATCGCTGCTGTCAGCGCGAGTGTCATCGCCGGGGCCTCCCTGGTGCGTCCTGCCACGGCCGCCCAGACGCTGGACTGCTGGATGAACGACAGCAAGCAGACCTGTCAGGTGAAGCCCTGGGGCAACGGGGGATTTGAGATCAGCTTCAGCGGCAGTGCCATCTATCGCTTCGTGCCGGCCGGACCCCCCACCACCGACAACCGCCGCATGCGTGATGAACAGGGCCGCATCTGGCTGATGAGCGGCCACCACAGCTTCACGCTCAGCGAGCAGAACGGCGATGGCAACCGAATTGCCGTCTCCAACGTCAAGAGTCGACCCGCAGCGGCCGTGGACCACCAGGCCCACAGCAAGGTGAAACTCAGCGGCCATGGTCAGCCCACGGTGACCCTCTACGCCAAGCCCAACTACGGCGCCGCGATCGCGGGGATGGGGGTGTCGGGGGAAACGCTCGACAAGCTGGCGTGCACCTCTAACAGCCAGGGCACCTGGTGCCGGGTGGGCTACCCCGGCCAGAGCGGCCGGGTGCTGTGGGTGAACCGGGATTCGCTGATCTTCCTGGGGGACGGGGAGTAAGTCATCGCCCCTGCATTTGCTTGCCCTGGCCGGGTTCTCTGCCCTGGCCTTTGCAGCTGCCCATGCGATCGGGATGGAGAAGCGCATCACCCAGCACTACGGCCGCTCCCGGCCGTCCCGTCCAAAAGCCCCGTTTCGTGCCTGCTGAGCGGGCCCATGCGCTGCCGGGCCTTTCTGGGCTGCTGAACGCTGCTGCTCAGCGGTGGGAGCTGTGGCCGCTGGTCACGAAGCCGGCCCGGTAGAGCTCACTGGTGCCGCCGCCAGGGCATAGGCGCCCCCCATTGCCCCGCGCTTCCACCGTGGCTCTGCATCACGCTGCGAGGCTGCTGTCTTCATCGATCTGGGAGAGCCGATCCCTGGTCAGTCAGCTCTTCTAAAGCCGCGAGTGGGGCTTCCCCGTAAGCAGGCGATCGAGCAGTGGCAGAAGCTCCTCGATGCGGGCTGGTTCAGCATTGGGGTCCAGTTCACAGGGCTCATGGATTGGGACTGAGCGGCCAGAATCGTGCCGATCGGCCGCAGCAGCGCCTACAAATAGGTTTCGAATGATGCAGTGAACCTGATTCAGCCGACGCTGGAGGTCTGGGACGACTGCCTGAACTGCTCAAACAACAAGCACGGCAACCAATGATCCGCACCACAATCACCGCTCTGGCCATCGCCACCAGCGCTATCGCCACCCCTGCCCTGGCCGACTCCGCCAAGGCGTATTGCGAGATGGTTCGCACCAACGGCGAAATGCTCAAAGGAAGCTGTACCTGGTCCCAGATGCAGGGAAACGTTTACATCGATCATTTCAACCATTACGCGTTTGCCTTCCCTGCCGCCGAGGAGGGCAAGACCTACGAACGCACCAACCGTGAAGGTGCTGGCCCCTCCTTCAAGCGCCCCGGCTACGTGATCAACGTGTACTGGGAGAAGCCGGTCCGCGAGCCTGGGGGAATCTGATGCCGGCTCACTCCACAGGGAACCTGAACAGCGGCTGCGGGCCTGGCCGTTCATGGGTCGCCAGGATTGAATTCCCTAAGCGGTCCGGGGGGGGATGGTCGTCAATAACACTTCGGTCACAACGGGTGCTCGGCGACATCCTCGACAACCCCCTCCCTGGTTCTTGCAGTGGATGAAGGCAGTTTCGTTCGTAGCCAGCACTGTGCTGGGTGCGCTCCCTGCAGGAGCGATCCCGCCACCACCCGACTCATTCGATGGAGAAACGATCCACTGCCACCCCGCAGGCAGCGCCGCCACCGTGCTGATCTGCAGGGACGCCGAACTCACCGCCCTCGACGGCGAGCTGCGCGCCGCCTTCCGCCGCCTGCAGAACGATGCCTCCTTCACGGAAGCCCAGCGCGAGGCTCTGGTGGAAAACCAGCGGCGCTGGGTGGAGAGCATGGATCAGTGCTGGAGAGCCCAGGAGAGGATGCGGGACTGCGTCAAGCGCAGCCAGAAGCGGCGGCTCCAGCACCTGCAGACCTGGGAAGCAGTATCCCCAGTGAAGCCCTGAAGCCACAGCGCGTGCCCACATGGACCTGCCTTTGTCCCCATGTCTGTCGGGGAATCTGGCCCATGCTGTTGATCCTCTCGGCCTGGTCGTTCCTGGGGGTATTTCGATCGTGACCATGGCCGATCACCCCACGCGGAGCGTGTGCACGCTTGCCGCACTCACGAGCCTGATCCTTGTGATCACGG
It contains:
- a CDS encoding HEPN domain-containing protein translates to MAPAEDALLLLRLVERHLGSLRGTLDAEVFADEDWGFLAQQTLEKLLKALLVLKAQEPPRSHSLQRLVQQLECCGEPIKLAPELLELDDFAVLARYDADPTPLPADRQRLLALLEALHQELCLRVGGSLQA
- a CDS encoding IS5 family transposase → MGQRGFWDEQQRVTKLQDKKPVPKSLADSIPWESFRPLLDKGYEHERKSNAGRKRIDPLILFKMLVLQQLFNLSDEELEFQVNDRRSFEEFVGLGVMNSIPDATTVAFFRERLRKAGVIEELFEMFEGYLRSQGLQARGGQIIDATLVPVPKQRNTREENKEIKAGRLPEGWDENPDRLQQKDLDARWTKKNGISYYGYKNSICIDVDHGFIRRYAVTPANIHDSQMLPRLLDPENEHDYVWADSAYSGECFEDLLSLGGFESMIHEKGARNHPLSDAAKELNRVKSSIRACVEHVFGCMTMSMGGKLTRKIGLERNDAWWGLKNLTFNFLRYLQRSSHVVAVA
- a CDS encoding DUF3955 domain-containing protein, whose translation is MKRTLIRLSLLLLAGSMACWVAYRLIGVHVDADGILREAFPLIPIGYFLGLGGVGAGIAGLLWRKPARGR
- a CDS encoding lysozyme inhibitor LprI family protein; this translates as MRTCLHLLLAASLVPLLLPLPAQAAEVCTPSESTVAETRCVMGALQAKDRELEKALVRVASEARQVPSETFQTLWRDNLTGFYKTSADPNEQARAFRAERRKVCAYAKSVSFQGTGYGTTRCELALTQTLLEQLQP
- a CDS encoding DUF1651 domain-containing protein; this encodes MGEPIPGQSALLKPRVGLPRKQAIEQWQKLLDAGWFSIGVQFTGLMDWD
- a CDS encoding lysozyme inhibitor LprI family protein, with amino-acid sequence MLICRDAELTALDGELRAAFRRLQNDASFTEAQREALVENQRRWVESMDQCWRAQERMRDCVKRSQKRRLQHLQTWEAVSPVKP